CATCAACTGTCCAATTGCTGAAACTATACCCAGTATTCGCTGTAGCAGTAAGTGTAACTTCTGTGCCATAAGGATAGACTGCTAGATCCGGACTCTTGGCTACTGTCCCGTTATTAGCGGTAATATTTAAGGTATAGGTATTTTGACTAAAGTTCGCGGTAACAGCTTTGTTGCCGTTAATAGTAACTTTTACAGGATTAGTGCTGCCAGTTGCGTCGCCTGTCCAATTAGTAAAGCTATACCCGGCATTAGCTGTGCAGGTAAGAGTAACTTCTGTGCCATAGGTATATGTCGCCTGATCCGGGCTCTTGGCTACTGTCCCGTTATTAGCGGTAATATTTAAGGTATAGGTATTTTGACTAAAGTTCGCGGTAACGGTCTTATCGTTATCCATGGTAATGGTCTGCGGATTTACGCTACCGGTTAAACCACCGCTCCAGGATGAAAAAGTATAACCAGAATTAGCAACTGCTGTTAAGACAACGCTCTGTCCTTCATTATAGGTAGAACTATTGGGATTGCGGCTTATTGAACCATTATTAGCTGTAGTAGTTAAGGTAAAGGTACGTGCCACATTATTTACCGTCAAAGTAACTGTTTCGGAATCTGACCCGCCATTGCCATCGGAAACACCAAAAGTAACCTGATAGGAACCCGCCTGGCTATAGCTAGGAGTCCAAGAGAATGTAGCAGCAGATAAAGTCGCCCCTTGCGGCAAATTGCTCGCAGAATAAGTTAAAGTGTCATTATCCGCATCTGAAGCTGCTAAAGTTATACTTAAAGTCTGCCCCTCATTAACGCTTTGTGCTCCTATAGAAGCTAATACTGGAGCGCGATTTGTATTAGTAACAGTTATAGCTATATCCTCACTATCAGCGCCACCCCTACCGTCACTAACCTCAAAATGCACGTTGCTATATGTGCCGGCCTGTGTATACGAAGGGGAGAAACTGAAGGCCTTGGTACTTGTATTAAAACTAGCGTTGGTCGGAAGATTTGTGGCGCTATAAGCAAGAGTATCATTATCTAGATCGCTTGCACTTATATTAAACATTAAGGTTGCGCCTTCTGCCACTTGTTTATTACCAATAGAATCAAGCACCGGTGCTCTATTGGCTTGGCCCAATACTGTAATTGAGCCATTTTGCTTAGTAACAGTATTGCTGCCGCCGCTTAATACTGCCTTATTCAAGGTAAGCGTGCTGACGCCAGAGGCAGCTTGCGCATTGATCGTAAACTTAAAACTAATAAGTGTACCTGAACCGGAAATGCCATAGGGGTTAAATATAGCAATCACTATTTTCCCCGCGGTATTCCCGTTAATAATCGGCATATAATTAGCCTGCCCGGAAATTGCCCCTGAAGTATCATAGCCAGTATAAGTAAACTTACCGGAATCATAAAGCAGCTCTCCATCAAAAGAGATAGCCCCGTCGGCAAGCGCAAGCTGACTCATGGCCAAAGGAACAATCACGGCATCACCTGGGTTACCGGAAGTATTTCCGGCAGCGATTGTCACGTTAGCCGCCATCGCCTGCTTAGGCATAAACAAAACAAACATTAACGCTAACAAAACCAAGATTTTCTTAAACATTTTTTTCTCCTTAGTTATATTTGCACCCATTTAATCTCAATAAGGCCATTCTTAATACAAGCGGCCTGAACCGTTCTTATGATTTTCTTAAGCTGGATTTTATTAATTTTATCGAGGCTGGGGATGTCATACATCACAACCGCCTTAGGCCAAAAATTATTATGGGCGAACAAAGTCATCATTTTTGAGTAATCAGCCAGACACGCGGCATTTACTAAGGCGATATCCGGAGTAAATTCTTCAAATTTCTGCATAAGCGTATCCGCAGAATTAACCACATCCATAGTGTATTCTTCACCCTTAGAAGAAAGATTATGAAAATAAGCGTTTAAGAAACCATAGATCTCTGGTGACGGTTCTACAAAAAGAAGTTTGGCGCTTACTGTCAACACGCGCGCGTTAGCTTCATCCTGCACATCTAATTCATAGATCGGGCTTTCTTTGGCGTTAAAAGAATCCATAAGCTTGCTATATAGCTTTTGGATATCAACCGGCTTTATAAACGAAGCGTCCATAACATGCTCTTTTGAAAGGGCGTCTATTTCCTGCGGATAGCCGCTTACTACTATAACCTTAGTCTCTGGAGATCTCTGTTTAACAAATCGCGCTACTTCAGCCCCGCTTTTCCCGGGCATAGTAATATCTAATAAAACTACATCTTCTTTCTCTTTTTCTAATATGCCTAAAGCTTCCTGGGCATTGCAAGCCGAGGAAACACAGTGCCCCTTGTCAGAAAGAAAATGAGTTAAACTTGTTAACACATCCGGTTCATCATCTACTACTAAGATCCTTCTTCCTAAGTTGTCCATTTTATCCTCCGCCTAGTTGAGGCGCGCTTGGCAATCCTTTTTACCAAGGCGCCTATTTACTTTCACACCCCGCGCTTATCAGCATACGTCTTTTTTTCTATACCCGGCGCTTATTTGAATTGCGCCGGTATATTGCTTTCGGCAATAAAAAACCCTAAGGCGATTTAACCTTAGGGTATAGACACTCCATAAATGTTTCTTTTTTATGGCAGCCCAGCTATCCGCGTCCTTTACTTTTTTAAGGATGGAGGGATCTGTGGCTTTGCCCCCTGCTGTTACGCAAGGGTCCGCCTACGTGTTGTGGCGGAGTCTCCCGATTACTCGAGGTTTGCCTTTTACATAAAACTGCTTGGCGTTTCTAAAAGATCAAGCGTGCTTACGTTCTATATAAACTATAACATAAAGCCAATGCCTGTTTCAAGCCAATTGCGGTTTTTTTGGAAACCGCTTTCTATAATTATACCCGTAATTTATAATGAAGTAAGTTCTTGTGGCACAACAACTTATATAAACAGGCAGATATCAAATGAAACATTGAAGCGGCATTATTCAACACTTTTTTATTTAATGGCCTTGACAAATCACACTATTTTCTTTTTGAGAAGGCCCCGCCGGTCATAGCGTCCAGATAAGCGCTCAACTCTTCAACTTTAAGTTTTTTATCATTGACCTTATTTATATTTTGGGAATCTATCTGCTCTAATTCTTTTTTTATCCTTAAACGCTCAAAATAAATCCGGGTTACCTGGTCTAAAATATCGCCGCGCAATTCCACCATTAATTTAGAACGCACATCAATATTTGTCTGGTCCGGATTCCAGATAAGCTCTGACAGATCCCAGCTTAACCCCACTGACCAACCAATACTATCTTTTCCTTTCATCAAATAATCATCTCCAGTTTTGGTAGTTGAACCAGATTCCCAATGCCAGATATCCCCGGTATCCCGATCAACTGAAGCGCTCAATTTAGGCAAAAATGCTTTAGCCCTTACCTGTTTTCTCCAGGCAATAATCTTTTCTGGATACACTTCCGCATAGGAAATAGCGGCCATCTGTACTTCACGAATCCCCAGTTCATCATCAGCTGTTTTATCTTGGGCAGGAAAATTTGATAGATCTTCAAACTTTCCTTTGAACAATCCACGTGAACCAACAAGATAAATATTGCCCTGATTATCCTGATGCAAAGAGAATAAATCCCCTGCGGCAAGGGGCAGAAATAATCTGCTCCATTGACCGGATTCAAAGATAAAAATATCTCTTTGGGATAAGCAATAAAATCTATCTACCCCAAAATAGAAAATGGAACATGCTTCTTTTTGCGGCAAACCAATAGAAGGAAAATCCTGCCACGACAAACCCTGATCAAGGCTTTTATAAATTACCCCCTTAGAAAGCAAATAAATTATATTACCTCGCGCATCAAAACAAAGCTTATGACAAACTTCATCACTACCCGGTATTTTATTATCATCTGAAACTGTAGAAACCCAATCCTCTTCTTTATCCAATTCTTTGCTTTTTATTTTCTGCCAAGACAATCCGTAATCAAAGCTTTTAAACAACCCCTTATTAGAATAAGCAAACACATTCCCTTTTGGTACAGCTAAAATAGAATAAACTGCAACGTCCTTTAAGGCGCCTCTGTTTTTACTCCATGTACTGCCGTGATCGCTACTTGAGAAAATCCCTTTTTCAGTACCAACATAAATATTGCTGCCCAATTTCTCCACACAAAGATAATCCACCTTGGCAAATAGGCCTGCTTGTAAAATCCTCTTCCAGCTCTTGCCCCGGTCAGAGCTTAAAAATAACCCCTCTTTTATAACAGACCAAAACAAAATTTCACTGTTTTTGCCTTCCGTTATAAATACACGGCTTGCTTTAACATAAAGGTTCCCCATTCTTTCCCAGGCTAAAGCCTTACCCACAAATACAGCGCACAAAACAAGCGCCCCAACACAACAAAACCAATTACTCTTCTTCATCTTGACACCTCCTTAGTATACAAGACGAATAGAAAATTGGTTTCTTACAAAAATATTTCTTTTTTCTTTAAACTAGTTGCTAAGATTAAGGAGGGTTTCTTTTATCTTTTGATACATCGCAGAGTCAGAGCGATAATATATTTCCTGTGCTTGACGCAAATATTCTCTGGCCTTGTTTTTCCTGCCTTCTCTTATATAGAAATTGCCAAGATTATAAGAACTCTGGGCTAATTCAAGCGGGGCTTCTATCCCGGAAGAAATTTCAATTGCCTTCAAATATGATGCTTCTGCCTGCTTATAATCGCCAATTTCCAAATAAAACTCACCCATCATATCGTAACTTGCAGATAAGCTTGGGAGGTTTCCTTCAGCAATATCTATCTCTAGGCCTTTCTTGTAATAATCTAAAGCCATACTATATTGTTTTTCTAAAAGATATATCTCGCCTAAGTTAAAATAACAATCGCTGATCTGACTTTTTAAATTCATCCCCTGCAAGATAGCCTTAGCCTTTTGGTAAAAATCCGAAGCAGCTTGAGAATCATTTTTATTGGCAAAGACAAGCCCCAAATCAAAATAATCACAGGCTAAGTTATAACGATGTGAGGCGCTGCTTAAATGCATACGGTTTATTTCAGAACTTTTTAACAATAACTCTAAAGCCAGATCATAATTTCCTTTTTCGGTGTTCCAAACCGCAAGCTTCCTTAAAGCCACCGCTTCATTCAAATAATCCTTATTTTCTCGTGCTAAAGCTAAAGCCTTGGAATAAAAACCTTCCGCCTTTTCATAATACCCAAGAAGCTGATAAATCCACCCCACTTCAATATAAGCGGAGATCCAGCCCGGTTTATAATCTTTCTTCTGGCTTAAAAGTATATAATCAAAATAAACCTGCAGTGCCTTGCTTCTTTTGCCTTGGCGCTGGTAGGTTTGGGCTAAAATCGGATAAACCTGTAAGAAATCTGGATGGGCTTCAAGTATTTTCTGGGACAGCAAAACAACTTCCTCGTTTTTGCCTTTTTCATACAGCTTTTGCATCTTAGAAAACAACAGCCGTTGACTGGGAGAGAAAATAAACCAGGAAAGCCCCAAAAATAATAAGCATAAGACCAAAGATAACTCTATCAAGAAATTCCTTTGCCTTAAACGTTGCGCGATATTTTTTGCTTTAAGTTTTACCGAGAAATGCCTTGGCTTCTTCTTAAAAAGGATAAAGTTATTATCACCATAAAGTATGTAACTTGCCCAGGAGAGAGCTAAAATTCCCTTATCGTGAATGATTTTCGTGCGCGCCCTGTGTATAGCTTCTCCGACGCTGTATCCATCAATAAGCCGGGCATAGAATTCACGGGCGAAATCAAAACTGTAATTATCCTCCATGCGCCGGATGGTGCCGATATAATGCCTGACCCCTGACAAGATAAACGCGCATGCCATGTTATAACTGGAATAGCAGGCATTAGAAAATATCAAAGATGGCATAGGCATGGATTCTGCTAAAGTAGTAATATCGCGCACCGTAAACCTGCCATCCTCAAGCACCCATCCGCTTTGCTTGGCATCTTTCTGGTCATATTCACAATGCCCGGCAAAATGCACAATATCATAGTCGCGCATATTTTTCTTCACATACAAACTATCAATGTGCGTGCTTTTAAAATCAACGCAAATTTCATTATTTTTATTGCCGAATTGATTACGGATATTAATACCCTCGTGATACGCGGATTTCAAATCGTTGGTAGGATTAGCTAAAACCAGCATTTTTAGGCTTGCGCTATGCCCGCGGTAATTTGCCTGCCCCAGTTCTTCTTTTTGGGTCCTAATCATGCGCCCAAGATTAAATTTCAGGCACAAAAAATTGCTTCCGTCATAAAGAAGCTCCCAGGGGATAAACATCAGCTGTTCATCTAAAACAACAGACAAATCCCTGAATGAAGATTTTAAAAGCGCGTCCTTGATATTTCGGCTTAATAAATGATCCCATAAAAACTGGCAATCCTTTTTAAA
The Candidatus Omnitrophota bacterium genome window above contains:
- a CDS encoding response regulator yields the protein MDNLGRRILVVDDEPDVLTSLTHFLSDKGHCVSSACNAQEALGILEKEKEDVVLLDITMPGKSGAEVARFVKQRSPETKVIVVSGYPQEIDALSKEHVMDASFIKPVDIQKLYSKLMDSFNAKESPIYELDVQDEANARVLTVSAKLLFVEPSPEIYGFLNAYFHNLSSKGEEYTMDVVNSADTLMQKFEEFTPDIALVNAACLADYSKMMTLFAHNNFWPKAVVMYDIPSLDKINKIQLKKIIRTVQAACIKNGLIEIKWVQI
- a CDS encoding putative Ig domain-containing protein is translated as MFKKILVLLALMFVLFMPKQAMAANVTIAAGNTSGNPGDAVIVPLAMSQLALADGAISFDGELLYDSGKFTYTGYDTSGAISGQANYMPIINGNTAGKIVIAIFNPYGISGSGTLISFKFTINAQAASGVSTLTLNKAVLSGGSNTVTKQNGSITVLGQANRAPVLDSIGNKQVAEGATLMFNISASDLDNDTLAYSATNLPTNASFNTSTKAFSFSPSYTQAGTYSNVHFEVSDGRGGADSEDIAITVTNTNRAPVLASIGAQSVNEGQTLSITLAASDADNDTLTYSASNLPQGATLSAATFSWTPSYSQAGSYQVTFGVSDGNGGSDSETVTLTVNNVARTFTLTTTANNGSISRNPNSSTYNEGQSVVLTAVANSGYTFSSWSGGLTGSVNPQTITMDNDKTVTANFSQNTYTLNITANNGTVAKSPDQATYTYGTEVTLTCTANAGYSFTNWTGDATGSTNPVKVTINGNKAVTANFSQNTYTLNITANNGTVAKSPDLAVYPYGTEVTLTATANTGYSFSNWTVD
- a CDS encoding tetratricopeptide repeat protein, giving the protein MTEKNPVILEITKHADALKSSVYEQRGFSPTVRRFSQAKVSFPQIHALCESIYKTLNHADKNGFLPAELFAQFKKDCQFLWDHLLSRNIKDALLKSSFRDLSVVLDEQLMFIPWELLYDGSNFLCLKFNLGRMIRTQKEELGQANYRGHSASLKMLVLANPTNDLKSAYHEGINIRNQFGNKNNEICVDFKSTHIDSLYVKKNMRDYDIVHFAGHCEYDQKDAKQSGWVLEDGRFTVRDITTLAESMPMPSLIFSNACYSSYNMACAFILSGVRHYIGTIRRMEDNYSFDFAREFYARLIDGYSVGEAIHRARTKIIHDKGILALSWASYILYGDNNFILFKKKPRHFSVKLKAKNIAQRLRQRNFLIELSLVLCLLFLGLSWFIFSPSQRLLFSKMQKLYEKGKNEEVVLLSQKILEAHPDFLQVYPILAQTYQRQGKRSKALQVYFDYILLSQKKDYKPGWISAYIEVGWIYQLLGYYEKAEGFYSKALALARENKDYLNEAVALRKLAVWNTEKGNYDLALELLLKSSEINRMHLSSASHRYNLACDYFDLGLVFANKNDSQAASDFYQKAKAILQGMNLKSQISDCYFNLGEIYLLEKQYSMALDYYKKGLEIDIAEGNLPSLSASYDMMGEFYLEIGDYKQAEASYLKAIEISSGIEAPLELAQSSYNLGNFYIREGRKNKAREYLRQAQEIYYRSDSAMYQKIKETLLNLSN